A DNA window from Penaeus vannamei isolate JL-2024 chromosome 5, ASM4276789v1, whole genome shotgun sequence contains the following coding sequences:
- the LOC138861751 gene encoding uncharacterized protein translates to MRIRNNPYPYKIVRNNPYPFQRGRNTPTPLKESETLPIPLNEAETPPIPMKESETPPIPLKESETPTILIKEFETPLIPLKECETPSIPMKNYPLERVRNTPYPFERVHPLESSNPPIPLKESETPPIPLKESETLPIPLNEAETPPIPMKESETPPIPMKESETPTILIKESETPPIPLKECETPPIPMKDSERPTIPIKESKTPVRHTPYPFGRVRSTLYPFERVRNTPLSLLKESETPTILIKESETPPIPLKECETPTIPMKDSETPTIPIKESKTPFQRI, encoded by the exons ATGAGAATCCGAAATAACCCTTATCCCTATAAAATAGTCCGAAACAACCCCTATCCCTTTCAACGAGGCCgaaacacccctacccctttgaaagagtccgaaacactccCTATCCCCTTGAACGAggccgaaacaccccctatccctatgaaagagtctgaaacaccccctatccctttgaaagagtccgaaacacccacaATCCTTATAAAAGAGTTCGAAACACCCcttatccctttgaaagagtgtGAAACACCCTCTATCCCTATGAAAAACTATCctcttgaaagagtccgaaacaccccctatccctttgaaagagtccatCCTCTTGAGAGTTCGaacccccctatccctttgaaagagtccgaaacacccccaatccccttgaaagagtccgaaacactccCTATCCCCTTGAACGAggccgaaacaccccctatcccaaTGAAAGAGtctgaaacaccccctatccctatgaaagagtccgaaacacccacaATCCTTataaaagagtccgaaacaccccctatccccttgaaagagtgtgaaacaccccctatccctatgaAAGATTCCGAAAGACCAACAATCCCTATAAAAGAGTCCAAAACACC agtccgaCACACCCCATATCCCTTTGGAAGAGTCCGAAGCACCCTCtacccctttgaaagagtccgaaacacccccctatcccttttgaaagagtccgaaacacccacaATCCTTataaaagagtccgaaacaccccctatccccttgaaagagtGTGAAACACCCACTATCCCTATGAAAGATTCCGAAACACCAACAATCCCTATAAAAGAGTCCAAAACACCGTTTCAAAGAATCTGA
- the LOC138861752 gene encoding uncharacterized protein, which translates to MKESDTPRIPLEESENPHTPLKETETLPIPFERVRNTPSPLEIVRNTPIPLKETNTPPIPLEEVRKKPIPLKESETPTILLKESETPPIPLKESETPPIPLKESETPLIPLKESETPPIPLKESETPPIPLKKPEKTVSL; encoded by the exons aTGAAAGAGTCCGACACACCCCGTATCCCTTTGGAAGAGTCCGAAAACCCCCATACCCCTTTGAAAGAGACCGAAACACTCCCTATCccttttgaaagagtccgaaacaccccgtCTCCCCTTGAAatagtccgaaacacccctatccccttgaaagagACCAacacaccccctatccctttggaaga agtccgaaaaaaacctatccctttgaaagagtccgaaacacccactatccttttgaaagagtccgaaacacccccaatccccttgaaagagtccgaaacacccccgatccctttgaaagagtctgAAACACCCCTTATCCCCttaaaagagtccgaaacaccccctatccctttgaaagagtctgaaacaccccctatccctttgaaaaaGCCCGAAAAAACCGTATCCCTTTAA